The following coding sequences are from one Methanococcoides orientis window:
- the cdhA gene encoding CO dehydrogenase/acetyl-CoA synthase complex subunit alpha — translation MSELTTGSFSIDDLENVQITINNIVGAIEKEAESIDAEMGPTVKPGVSSLRDWDHNILDRYNAVYTPMCDQCCYCTFGPCDLSGNKEGACGIDLAGHNAREFMLRVITGAAAHSGHGRHLLHHLIDLHGKDFPLDVGATNIIAPNVQLVTGVQPKTLGDLDSVLSYVEEQLTQLLAAVHMGQEGAAIDFESKALHGGMLDHVGMEISDIAQISCLDFPKADEEPPLSDIGMGCLDSSKPTLIVIGHNVAAITDIIDYMDEKDLNDKMEIGGLCCTALDMTRYKAGDGTPPTAKIVGTLAKELKTIRSGIPDVIVVDEQCIRADVLEEASKLMIPVITTNDKVMYGLKDRSDDDIEDILEDLTTGKEKGALMFDYEKLGELAPRLTMMMSEIREQKGIKALPAEEDLKTIADSCVHCGACEIACPDSLPISEAFTRLSEGDLTKFEWLHDKCIACGRCEYACPKDIDIVDVIEKSSQRVISEEVGKVRVGRGPISDPEIREEGVNLVLGTTPGIVALVGCSNYPDGTKDLYTVAEEMLRRNYIVVVSGCSAMDLGMYKNEDGLTLYEQYPSRFRSGGLMNTGSCVSNSHISGAVIKVAAIFAQKNISGNFEEIADYTLNRVGAVGVAWGAYSQKAASIGTGCSRLGIPVILGPHGSKYRRALIAKPYEEEKWTVYDARNGSEMKIPAAPDYLLTTAETVEEMMPMLAKSCIRPSDNNMGRMIKLTHYIELSQKYLGVMPNDWHKFVRTETDLPLAKREELLKILEAEHGWEIDWKRKKILSGPAMKSDVSAQPTNLKRLCKEA, via the coding sequence ATGAGTGAGCTAACTACAGGTAGCTTTTCTATCGACGACCTTGAAAATGTTCAGATCACCATCAACAACATTGTAGGTGCTATTGAAAAGGAAGCTGAAAGCATTGATGCTGAAATGGGCCCTACAGTTAAGCCCGGTGTCTCATCACTAAGAGATTGGGATCACAATATTCTTGACAGGTACAACGCTGTCTACACTCCAATGTGTGACCAGTGTTGTTATTGTACCTTCGGACCATGTGATCTTAGCGGTAACAAAGAAGGAGCATGTGGTATCGATCTTGCAGGCCACAATGCACGTGAGTTCATGCTTCGTGTCATCACAGGTGCAGCAGCACACTCCGGACACGGAAGACACCTTCTCCATCACCTGATCGACCTGCATGGCAAGGACTTCCCTCTTGATGTCGGTGCTACTAATATTATTGCTCCGAACGTCCAGCTTGTAACTGGTGTCCAGCCAAAGACACTTGGAGATCTCGACAGTGTTCTTAGCTATGTTGAAGAACAGCTTACCCAACTGCTTGCAGCTGTCCACATGGGTCAGGAAGGAGCAGCTATTGATTTCGAATCAAAGGCACTTCATGGCGGTATGCTTGATCATGTTGGTATGGAGATCTCAGATATCGCACAGATATCCTGTCTCGATTTCCCTAAGGCAGATGAGGAGCCACCACTTTCCGATATCGGAATGGGATGTCTTGATTCTTCCAAGCCTACACTGATCGTTATCGGACATAACGTTGCAGCAATTACTGATATTATTGATTACATGGATGAAAAGGATCTCAACGATAAGATGGAGATCGGTGGTCTGTGCTGTACTGCACTTGACATGACCCGTTATAAGGCAGGCGACGGGACACCACCAACCGCAAAGATCGTTGGTACCCTTGCAAAGGAACTGAAGACCATCAGGTCCGGAATTCCTGATGTTATCGTTGTGGATGAACAGTGTATCCGTGCTGATGTCCTCGAAGAGGCAAGCAAGCTCATGATCCCTGTCATTACAACCAATGATAAGGTCATGTACGGACTTAAGGACCGTTCTGATGATGATATCGAAGACATCCTTGAAGACCTTACCACCGGTAAGGAGAAAGGTGCACTCATGTTCGATTATGAGAAGCTCGGGGAGCTTGCACCACGTCTTACAATGATGATGTCCGAGATCAGGGAGCAGAAAGGCATCAAGGCACTTCCTGCAGAAGAGGATCTTAAGACAATTGCAGACTCCTGTGTCCACTGTGGCGCCTGTGAAATTGCATGTCCTGACAGTCTTCCTATCAGTGAGGCATTTACCCGCCTTAGTGAAGGTGACCTGACAAAGTTCGAGTGGCTCCACGACAAATGTATTGCATGTGGCCGCTGCGAATACGCATGTCCTAAAGACATCGATATCGTTGACGTTATCGAGAAATCCTCACAGCGTGTCATCAGTGAGGAAGTAGGAAAGGTCCGTGTCGGTAGAGGACCTATCAGTGATCCTGAGATCAGGGAAGAAGGTGTCAACCTTGTCCTTGGTACAACACCAGGTATCGTTGCACTGGTCGGATGTTCCAACTATCCTGACGGGACAAAGGATCTTTACACAGTAGCCGAAGAGATGCTCAGAAGGAACTACATCGTTGTTGTTTCCGGCTGTTCCGCAATGGACCTTGGTATGTACAAGAATGAGGATGGCCTGACACTTTATGAGCAGTATCCTTCAAGGTTCAGGAGCGGTGGCCTGATGAACACAGGTTCATGTGTTTCCAACTCACACATATCAGGAGCGGTTATCAAGGTCGCAGCTATCTTCGCACAGAAGAACATCTCAGGTAACTTCGAAGAGATCGCAGATTACACTCTAAACCGTGTTGGTGCTGTTGGTGTTGCATGGGGTGCATACTCCCAAAAGGCAGCTTCCATTGGAACAGGATGCTCAAGGCTTGGTATCCCTGTAATTCTCGGTCCTCACGGTTCAAAGTATCGCAGAGCACTCATTGCAAAGCCATATGAGGAAGAGAAGTGGACGGTTTACGATGCAAGAAATGGTAGTGAGATGAAGATCCCGGCAGCTCCGGACTATCTGCTTACCACTGCTGAGACCGTTGAAGAGATGATGCCAATGCTGGCAAAGAGCTGTATCCGCCCAAGTGATAACAACATGGGAAGGATGATCAAGCTGACACATTACATCGAGCTTAGCCAGAAATACCTTGGTGTCATGCCTAACGACTGGCACAAGTTCGTCAGAACAGAAACTGATCTTCCGCTTGCAAAGCGTGAAGAGCTGCTGAAGATACTTGAAGCCGAACATGGATGGGAGATCGACTGGAAGAGGAAGAAGATCCTTTCCGGACCAGCAATGAAATCCGATGTTTCAGCACAGCCGACTAACCTTAAGAGACTTTGCAAGGAGGCTTAA
- a CDS encoding rhomboid family intramembrane serine protease translates to MDNKCWICGKQEPMMFTCRHCGKTFCSDHRLPERHACEGLDRNAGYSSGTSGTSGNYNRSTTGGQAYGAGPEIDDVIKNMMKDAAKTAAKGAATGAVQRTRSSISTSPSMAIIFICIISFFLELIPGYVELFQLVPSTIFLKPWTLITHMFLHASFGHIFFNMLVLFFFGRELERRIGKDMFLYVYFISGIVAAIGYALTSSVSYPMVGASGAIMGVFATLTILAPDMQVYVYFIPMRIKYALMLFVLLDFALIGAPDMIAHTAHLSGVLVGLYMGLRIRNTRKQRRRAEYDPRRW, encoded by the coding sequence TTGGATAATAAATGCTGGATATGTGGGAAACAGGAACCTATGATGTTTACCTGCCGTCATTGTGGTAAGACGTTCTGCTCAGACCACAGACTTCCTGAAAGACATGCTTGTGAGGGACTTGATCGCAATGCAGGATATTCTTCAGGAACTTCCGGAACATCAGGGAACTATAACAGAAGCACTACCGGAGGTCAGGCATACGGAGCGGGACCGGAAATTGATGACGTTATAAAGAATATGATGAAAGATGCAGCCAAAACTGCTGCAAAAGGAGCAGCTACAGGTGCAGTTCAAAGGACAAGGTCATCAATATCAACAAGTCCTTCAATGGCCATTATATTCATCTGTATCATTTCATTCTTCCTTGAGCTGATACCAGGTTATGTGGAACTATTCCAGCTTGTCCCGAGCACTATTTTCCTGAAACCATGGACCTTGATAACACACATGTTCCTACATGCCAGTTTCGGGCACATATTCTTCAACATGCTGGTATTGTTCTTTTTCGGAAGAGAACTGGAAAGACGCATAGGAAAGGACATGTTCCTGTATGTTTACTTCATCTCAGGCATTGTCGCAGCCATTGGATATGCACTTACCAGCAGTGTCAGCTACCCCATGGTTGGAGCCAGCGGTGCCATCATGGGAGTTTTCGCCACACTAACTATATTAGCCCCGGATATGCAGGTATATGTATACTTCATACCAATGAGGATAAAATACGCCCTCATGCTCTTTGTACTGCTTGACTTTGCATTAATAGGAGCTCCTGACATGATCGCCCATACTGCACACCTTAGTGGTGTTCTGGTAGGACTATACATGGGACTTAGGATCAGGAATACCAGAAAACAACGCAGAAGAGCAGAGTATGATCCTCGAAGGTGGTGA
- the cdhB gene encoding CO dehydrogenase/acetyl-CoA synthase complex subunit epsilon, whose translation MVDVIKNTQIHCTYGCKTSKAVQPNVAGKMISKAKRPLFIVGSQILKDEELLKRTIEIAKKADLPVAATGHSISGMVDSGVNAKYINVHALATYLCDPEWKGLDGEGQYDTVIMLGHLKYYVNQVLSGLKSFSSLKTISIERHYIQNATMSFGNISPEVHLEALDELIENL comes from the coding sequence ATGGTCGACGTAATTAAGAACACCCAGATACACTGCACATACGGTTGCAAGACCTCAAAGGCAGTACAGCCAAATGTAGCTGGAAAGATGATCTCAAAAGCAAAACGCCCTCTGTTCATTGTAGGATCCCAGATCCTTAAGGACGAAGAGCTGTTGAAGCGTACCATCGAGATTGCAAAGAAAGCAGATTTGCCGGTAGCTGCTACCGGCCACTCCATCAGTGGAATGGTAGACTCAGGTGTCAATGCAAAATATATCAATGTCCATGCACTGGCAACATATCTTTGTGACCCTGAATGGAAAGGACTTGACGGCGAAGGTCAGTATGATACCGTAATTATGCTGGGACATTTGAAATACTATGTTAACCAGGTACTTTCCGGTCTCAAGAGCTTTTCCAGCCTTAAGACCATTTCAATTGAAAGACATTACATCCAAAATGCTACCATGTCCTTTGGAAACATCAGTCCTGAGGTACACCTTGAAGCACTGGATGAACTGATCGAGAATCTATAA